From the genome of Phytohabitans rumicis, one region includes:
- a CDS encoding DsbA family oxidoreductase: MIVEVWSDIVCPWCYIGKRRLERALGEFEHADEVEVVWRSFQLDPSHPKGVREPTYDMLAKKFGASAAQVRQMTSRVTSVAAEEGLAYDFDRALSVNTFDAHRLTHLAKAHDAGPAAHERLMHAHFMEGEALDDVETLVRLGAEVGVPAQEARRVLTGDAYTQDVEEDIRAARSLGASGVPFFVLDRAYGISGAQPLEVFASALRQAYEAAGAAAR; the protein is encoded by the coding sequence GTGATCGTCGAAGTGTGGTCCGACATCGTCTGCCCGTGGTGCTACATCGGCAAACGGCGGCTGGAGCGGGCGCTGGGGGAGTTCGAGCACGCGGATGAGGTCGAGGTCGTGTGGCGGAGCTTCCAGCTCGACCCCTCGCACCCAAAGGGCGTCCGGGAGCCGACGTACGACATGCTGGCCAAGAAGTTCGGCGCCTCGGCCGCGCAGGTGCGCCAGATGACGTCGCGGGTCACGTCGGTGGCGGCCGAGGAAGGGCTGGCGTACGACTTCGACCGCGCCCTGTCGGTCAACACGTTCGACGCCCACCGGCTGACCCACCTGGCCAAGGCGCACGACGCCGGGCCGGCGGCGCACGAGCGGCTCATGCACGCCCACTTCATGGAGGGCGAGGCGCTCGACGACGTGGAGACGCTGGTGCGGCTGGGCGCCGAGGTCGGCGTCCCGGCGCAGGAGGCGCGGCGGGTGCTGACCGGCGACGCGTACACCCAGGACGTCGAGGAAGACATCCGTGCGGCCCGGTCACTCGGGGCGAGCGGCGTGCCGTTCTTCGTGCTGGACCGGGCGTACGGCATCTCCGGCGCCCAGCCCCTGGAGGTGTTCGCGTCCGCCCTGCGCCAGGCGTACGAGGCCGCCGGCGCCGCCGCCCGCTAG
- a CDS encoding ABC transporter substrate-binding protein, with protein MSAPTYRTMSRRDLLRYGSILGAAASITATVSACGSGPASTGSVSGDGDKELVTAVIGYGNDQSWDPTQTASAFAMAGINHVYEALVETDPVTREPYPALATALPTDTAATSWKFTLRSGAKWHDGQPVTVDDVLFTFQRILDPEAKVLVGNFFRAWLKEVKKVDETSVELVFNFPFPDALRRLAIAKILPKHVFGAAGGWDAAKGGKAVGSGPFKQTAHNPKSNTTFEAFADYNGPRPAAYKKMNWLSIVDASARVAKISGGHAEAQISDNIPYANIDQLKGSGLTVEGAKGMNHMFLMFNTGNAPFNDVRVRQALLYAIDTKTMIDVALKGHGAASTSFLNEQNPSYAKAKTVYAYDPDKAKALLAAAGVTNLSVTLMSVNVSWIADCLPTIANSWNAIGVKTTLQPQDTSALFTKMDQSQDYQVVAAASNPNQFGIDADLILRYNYTAGGSWMKYTKWDASAEAKSLFALMDQATKEPDQAKKLSLIHQYLDVIAEQAVLYPVVHTELMTAWDAKKITGVRPQGYPGINLLQSKRV; from the coding sequence GTGAGCGCCCCGACATATCGCACCATGAGCCGCCGTGACCTGCTCCGGTACGGGTCGATCCTCGGTGCGGCCGCCAGCATTACGGCCACCGTATCGGCCTGTGGTAGCGGGCCGGCCTCGACCGGTTCGGTCAGTGGTGACGGCGACAAGGAACTGGTGACGGCCGTCATCGGCTACGGCAACGACCAGAGCTGGGACCCGACCCAGACCGCGTCCGCCTTCGCGATGGCCGGGATCAACCACGTCTACGAGGCGCTGGTCGAGACCGACCCGGTGACCCGCGAGCCGTACCCGGCGCTCGCCACCGCGCTGCCCACCGACACCGCCGCGACCTCGTGGAAGTTCACGCTGCGCTCGGGCGCCAAGTGGCATGACGGCCAGCCGGTCACGGTCGACGACGTGCTGTTTACCTTCCAACGGATCCTGGATCCAGAAGCCAAGGTCCTGGTCGGCAACTTCTTCCGGGCCTGGCTCAAGGAGGTCAAGAAGGTCGACGAAACGAGCGTCGAGTTGGTCTTCAACTTCCCGTTCCCGGACGCGCTGCGCCGGCTGGCGATCGCGAAGATCCTGCCCAAGCACGTCTTCGGCGCGGCGGGCGGCTGGGACGCGGCGAAGGGCGGCAAGGCCGTCGGTTCGGGCCCGTTCAAGCAGACCGCGCACAACCCGAAGTCGAACACCACCTTCGAGGCGTTCGCGGACTACAACGGACCGCGGCCGGCGGCGTACAAGAAGATGAACTGGCTGTCCATCGTGGACGCGTCGGCCCGGGTCGCGAAGATCTCCGGCGGGCACGCCGAGGCGCAGATCTCGGACAACATCCCGTACGCCAACATCGACCAGCTCAAGGGCTCCGGGCTGACGGTCGAGGGCGCCAAGGGCATGAACCACATGTTCCTCATGTTCAACACCGGCAACGCGCCGTTCAACGACGTACGGGTGCGGCAGGCGCTGCTCTACGCCATCGACACCAAGACGATGATCGACGTCGCGCTCAAGGGCCACGGCGCGGCGTCCACGAGCTTCCTCAACGAGCAGAACCCGTCGTACGCCAAGGCCAAGACGGTGTACGCGTACGACCCGGACAAGGCCAAGGCGCTGCTCGCCGCGGCGGGCGTCACCAACCTGTCGGTCACGCTGATGTCGGTCAACGTCAGCTGGATCGCCGACTGCCTACCCACGATCGCCAACTCGTGGAACGCGATCGGCGTCAAGACCACGCTGCAGCCGCAGGACACCAGCGCGCTCTTCACCAAGATGGACCAGTCGCAGGACTACCAGGTGGTGGCCGCCGCCTCCAACCCAAACCAGTTCGGCATCGACGCCGACCTGATCCTGCGCTACAACTACACCGCCGGCGGCTCCTGGATGAAGTACACGAAGTGGGACGCCAGCGCCGAGGCGAAGAGCCTCTTCGCGCTGATGGACCAGGCGACCAAGGAGCCCGACCAGGCCAAGAAGCTGTCCCTGATCCATCAGTACCTCGACGTCATCGCCGAGCAGGCGGTGCTGTACCCGGTGGTGCACACCGAGCTGATGACCGCCTGGGACGCCAAGAAGATCACCGGGGTACGGCCGCAGGGGTACCCGGGCATCAACCTGCTCCAGTCCAAGCGGGTCTGA
- a CDS encoding ABC transporter permease, which translates to MAVIARMLARRILILIPLLLGVILFVFIVMRFSNNKPEYAYFQGTNPTQEQIQQFREENGLTDPLPVRYVGFVGDLLQGDMGTSVLTKAPVLDSVLTALPLTMQLTFLGLGIAVVTSLLLGITAAIFRDRWPDQLIRVVSLGGVAAPGFWLALLMIQWLAVEQGWFPTGGYINPADSFTGWLRSMTLPALALSLPVAAQLTRIVRTSMVEELDKDYVRTAIGSGLPPIVVVGRNVLRNALINPLTVLGLRVGYLLGGAVVIETIFALPGMGKLMIDGVTNGDPAVVQGVVLTIATGFVIVNLAVDILYLLVNPRLRSAS; encoded by the coding sequence ATGGCCGTGATCGCCCGGATGCTGGCGCGCCGCATCCTCATCCTCATCCCGCTGCTGCTGGGCGTGATCCTGTTCGTCTTCATCGTCATGCGGTTCTCGAACAACAAGCCGGAGTACGCGTACTTCCAGGGGACCAACCCGACGCAGGAGCAGATCCAGCAGTTCCGCGAGGAGAACGGCCTGACGGACCCGCTGCCGGTGCGGTACGTGGGCTTCGTCGGCGACCTGCTCCAGGGCGACATGGGCACGAGCGTGCTGACCAAGGCGCCGGTGCTCGACTCGGTGCTCACCGCGCTGCCGCTGACGATGCAGCTGACGTTCCTCGGACTCGGTATCGCCGTGGTGACCTCGCTGCTGCTGGGCATCACCGCGGCGATCTTCCGGGACCGCTGGCCGGATCAGCTCATCCGGGTGGTGTCGCTGGGCGGCGTGGCGGCACCGGGGTTCTGGCTGGCGCTGCTGATGATCCAGTGGCTGGCCGTCGAGCAGGGCTGGTTCCCGACCGGCGGGTACATCAACCCGGCCGACTCGTTCACCGGGTGGCTGCGGTCGATGACGTTGCCGGCGCTCGCGCTGTCGCTGCCGGTCGCGGCCCAGCTCACCCGGATCGTCCGTACGTCGATGGTCGAGGAGTTGGACAAGGACTACGTGCGCACCGCGATCGGCAGCGGCCTGCCGCCGATCGTGGTGGTCGGCCGGAACGTGCTTCGCAACGCGCTCATCAACCCGCTGACCGTGTTGGGCCTGCGGGTCGGATACCTGCTCGGCGGCGCGGTGGTCATCGAGACGATCTTCGCGCTGCCCGGCATGGGCAAACTGATGATCGACGGCGTGACGAACGGCGATCCAGCCGTGGTGCAGGGCGTCGTGCTCACCATCGCGACCGGGTTCGTCATCGTGAACCTGGCCGTCGACATCCTCTACCTCCTGGTCAACCCCCGCCTGCGGAGCGCCTCATGA
- a CDS encoding dipeptide/oligopeptide/nickel ABC transporter permease/ATP-binding protein, with translation MKRFSRLSWIALAVLLAIIVVALLAPWIAPHSPYTQEAAGGAPSADHWMGLDSANRDILSRLLHGARWSLIIGLGATALALVVGSAVGAIAAASPKWVDEGMMRILDVVMAFPGIALAAVLVAVFGGGIQVLVFAIAFLYTPPVARVVRANVLSQYGEDYVAAEKTIGARTWHILVKHVAINCAAPVLVFCTVMVADAIVFEASLSFIGAGVRPPNPSWGSVIADGKNLVLLGGWWATVFPGLLILVTVLSLNILAEGIADAWAAPASRRPDPRVRSEDRIEAGPPVSVDLPGLAEAAQRLAERARPLPSGAPVLAVKDLSISFENRHNGVDIVDGISFEVRPGEVLGLVGESGCGKSLTALTIMGLQPRGATVRGEIRFDGQDLLTLSAKARRRLLGHDMAMVYQDALSSLNPAMTIRAQLKQVVRRGGRRTATELLEMVGLDPARTLSSYPHELSGGQRQRVLIAMALSRNPKLIVADEPTTALDVTVQAQVIELLLRLREELGFALILVSHDLALVSDVTDRVAVMYGGQIVETGVTASLVGSPAHHYTRGLLGAVLSLESAAPRLTQIRGVVPSPADFPAGCRFADRCPMATDVCRSAAPPLAGELLHEVACHHPATELVGAA, from the coding sequence ATGAAGCGGTTTTCGAGGCTGTCGTGGATCGCGCTCGCCGTACTCCTGGCGATCATCGTCGTCGCGCTGCTCGCACCGTGGATCGCGCCGCACTCGCCGTACACCCAAGAAGCCGCCGGCGGCGCTCCCTCGGCCGACCACTGGATGGGCTTGGACAGCGCGAACCGCGACATCCTCAGCCGGCTGCTGCACGGCGCGCGCTGGTCTTTGATCATCGGGCTGGGCGCCACCGCGCTCGCGCTGGTCGTGGGGTCGGCCGTGGGCGCGATCGCGGCCGCGTCGCCCAAGTGGGTCGACGAGGGGATGATGCGGATCCTCGACGTCGTCATGGCGTTCCCCGGGATCGCGCTGGCCGCGGTGCTGGTGGCGGTCTTCGGCGGCGGCATCCAGGTGCTGGTGTTCGCGATCGCCTTCCTCTACACGCCGCCGGTGGCCCGGGTGGTACGCGCGAACGTGCTGTCCCAGTACGGCGAGGACTACGTGGCCGCCGAGAAGACGATCGGCGCGCGCACCTGGCACATCCTGGTCAAGCACGTGGCCATCAACTGCGCGGCCCCGGTGCTGGTCTTCTGCACGGTGATGGTGGCGGACGCGATCGTGTTCGAGGCGTCGCTGTCGTTCATCGGCGCCGGCGTGCGCCCGCCCAACCCGTCCTGGGGCAGCGTCATCGCGGACGGCAAGAACCTGGTGCTGCTCGGCGGCTGGTGGGCCACGGTCTTCCCGGGCCTGCTGATCCTCGTCACCGTGCTGTCGCTGAACATCCTGGCCGAGGGGATCGCGGACGCCTGGGCGGCGCCCGCATCCCGGCGGCCCGACCCGCGAGTGCGGTCCGAGGACCGGATCGAGGCCGGGCCGCCCGTGTCGGTGGACCTACCGGGGCTCGCCGAGGCCGCGCAACGGCTTGCGGAGAGGGCCCGGCCGCTCCCGTCCGGCGCACCCGTGCTCGCTGTCAAGGACCTCTCCATCAGCTTCGAGAACCGGCACAACGGCGTGGACATCGTGGACGGCATCTCGTTCGAGGTACGCCCCGGCGAGGTGCTCGGGCTGGTCGGCGAGTCAGGATGCGGCAAGTCGCTCACCGCGCTGACCATCATGGGCCTGCAACCGCGCGGCGCCACGGTGCGCGGGGAGATCCGCTTCGATGGCCAAGACCTGCTGACCCTGTCCGCGAAGGCGCGGCGCCGGCTCCTCGGCCACGACATGGCGATGGTCTACCAGGACGCACTGTCCTCTTTGAACCCCGCCATGACGATCCGGGCCCAGTTGAAGCAGGTGGTCCGGCGCGGTGGCCGGCGTACGGCGACCGAACTGCTGGAGATGGTGGGCCTGGACCCGGCGCGCACGCTCTCGTCGTACCCGCATGAGCTGTCCGGCGGGCAGCGGCAGCGGGTGCTCATCGCGATGGCCCTGTCCCGCAACCCCAAGCTGATCGTCGCCGACGAGCCGACCACCGCGCTCGACGTGACCGTGCAGGCGCAGGTGATCGAACTGCTGCTGCGGCTGCGCGAGGAGTTGGGGTTCGCGCTCATCCTGGTCTCGCACGACCTGGCCCTGGTGTCCGACGTGACCGACCGGGTCGCGGTGATGTACGGCGGCCAGATCGTGGAGACGGGCGTCACCGCGTCGCTCGTCGGCTCGCCGGCCCACCACTACACCCGCGGCCTGCTCGGGGCCGTGCTGTCGCTGGAGTCAGCGGCGCCGCGGCTCACCCAGATCCGCGGCGTGGTGCCGTCGCCGGCCGACTTCCCGGCCGGCTGCCGCTTCGCGGACCGCTGTCCGATGGCGACGGATGTCTGCCGTAGCGCGGCTCCACCCTTGGCCGGCGAGCTTCTTCATGAGGTGGCCTGCCACCACCCGGCGACCGAGCTGGTAGGTGCGGCATGA
- a CDS encoding oligopeptide/dipeptide ABC transporter ATP-binding protein: MSERVLIELSDVHVVHKARSGGLFRRDRVYALTGASLSIARGETVGIVGESGCGKTTLAKVLVGLQRPTAGTVTFDGQDIASLPDFPRRRLIGASVGMIFQDPSTALNRRLPVRQVLRDPLDVHRRGTPRQREDRVRELIAQVGLPASAADLLPGQLSGGQRQRVAIARALALEPDLLVADEPTSALDVSVRAQILNLLLDLKEQLGLALVFVSHDIQTVRRMSDRVITMYLGRIVEETPAHAVPHQARHPYTRALFSATPGLLHPIDPIPLVGPVPSATRPPSGCPFRTRCWRADDVCATEMPAPGAVRCYHPVVEGATDRELIDEAVVASGLESS, translated from the coding sequence ATGAGCGAGCGCGTCCTCATCGAACTGTCCGATGTGCACGTGGTGCACAAGGCACGCTCCGGTGGGCTCTTCCGGCGCGACCGCGTGTACGCGCTCACCGGCGCGAGCCTGTCCATCGCCCGCGGCGAGACGGTCGGCATCGTCGGCGAGTCCGGGTGTGGCAAGACCACGCTCGCGAAGGTCCTCGTGGGACTCCAGCGGCCGACGGCCGGCACGGTCACCTTCGACGGGCAGGACATCGCCTCCCTTCCGGACTTCCCCCGCCGCCGCCTGATTGGCGCCAGCGTCGGGATGATCTTCCAGGATCCGTCCACCGCGCTGAACCGCCGGCTGCCCGTACGGCAGGTGCTGCGGGACCCGCTCGACGTGCATCGGCGCGGTACGCCCCGGCAGCGGGAGGACCGGGTACGCGAGCTGATCGCCCAGGTCGGCCTGCCGGCCAGCGCCGCCGACCTGCTCCCCGGGCAGCTCTCCGGCGGGCAGCGGCAACGCGTGGCGATCGCCCGCGCGCTGGCGCTGGAGCCGGATCTGCTGGTCGCCGACGAGCCCACCAGCGCGCTCGACGTGTCGGTGCGGGCGCAGATCCTCAACCTGTTGCTGGACCTGAAGGAGCAGCTCGGGCTGGCGCTGGTCTTCGTCTCGCACGACATCCAGACGGTGCGGCGGATGAGTGACCGCGTCATCACGATGTACCTCGGCCGGATCGTCGAGGAGACGCCGGCACACGCGGTGCCGCACCAGGCGCGGCACCCGTACACCCGGGCACTCTTCTCGGCCACGCCGGGGCTGCTGCACCCGATCGACCCGATCCCGCTGGTGGGCCCGGTGCCGTCGGCGACCCGGCCGCCCAGTGGTTGTCCCTTTAGGACCCGCTGCTGGCGGGCCGACGACGTGTGCGCGACGGAGATGCCCGCGCCAGGAGCGGTCCGCTGTTACCACCCGGTGGTCGAGGGGGCCACCGACCGCGAGTTGATCGACGAGGCTGTTGTCGCGTCCGGTTTGGAGAGTTCATGA
- a CDS encoding dihydrodipicolinate synthase family protein, protein MTNTALTGVIPPVCTPLTPSYEVDTGSLTRLVDHLVAGGVDALFLLGSTSEVAFLPDRHRKVVLDTVVGHVAGQVPVLAGVIDMTTPRVLDHVDTAVAAGVDAIVATAPFYARTHPAEIRAHFRAIAARAGRPLYAYDLPVSVHTKLGTDLVLDLAAEGVLAGVKDSSGDDGGLRAVILGRRERADIADFSVLTGSELTVDSALWMGASGVVPGLGNVDPHGYVRLVRAARAGDWAAARAEQERLFHLFELVTVGGTRMGGSSSALGAFKAALHLRGVIDHPTTAPPQIPLDEDETARVGKYLAAGGLI, encoded by the coding sequence ATGACCAACACCGCCCTCACCGGCGTCATCCCACCGGTGTGTACGCCGCTGACCCCGTCGTACGAGGTCGACACCGGCTCGCTGACCCGGCTGGTGGACCACCTCGTGGCGGGCGGCGTGGACGCGCTCTTCCTGCTGGGCTCCACCTCCGAGGTGGCGTTCCTGCCGGACCGGCACCGGAAGGTCGTACTGGACACTGTGGTCGGTCACGTGGCCGGGCAGGTGCCGGTGCTCGCCGGCGTCATCGACATGACCACGCCGCGGGTGCTGGACCACGTGGACACCGCGGTCGCGGCGGGCGTGGACGCGATCGTGGCGACCGCACCGTTCTACGCCCGCACCCATCCGGCCGAGATCCGGGCCCACTTCCGGGCCATCGCGGCACGCGCCGGCCGGCCGCTCTACGCGTACGACCTGCCCGTGTCGGTGCACACCAAGCTCGGCACGGACCTGGTGCTCGACCTGGCCGCCGAGGGTGTGCTGGCCGGCGTCAAGGACTCCAGCGGCGACGACGGCGGGTTGCGCGCCGTCATCCTCGGCCGGCGGGAGCGGGCCGACATCGCGGACTTCAGCGTTCTCACCGGATCGGAGTTGACCGTGGACTCAGCACTGTGGATGGGCGCCAGCGGCGTCGTGCCCGGACTGGGCAATGTGGACCCGCATGGCTACGTACGGCTGGTGCGGGCGGCCCGCGCCGGTGACTGGGCCGCCGCCCGCGCCGAGCAGGAACGGCTGTTCCACCTCTTCGAGTTGGTGACCGTGGGCGGCACCCGGATGGGTGGCAGCTCGTCCGCCCTGGGTGCGTTCAAGGCGGCGCTGCACCTGCGCGGCGTCATCGACCACCCGACCACCGCACCGCCGCAGATACCGCTCGACGAGGACGAGACCGCCCGGGTGGGCAAGTACCTGGCGGCGGGAGGGCTGATCTGA
- a CDS encoding LamG domain-containing protein, translating to MAAGEGLLLGATAYSDMVRLDGDEAALYYEAGVSTPYESIRWARFNEAYLDTPNGTPPGIPAPPEPGPTTPDASPYRNEAYVRGGAATTDGRYGEGLALDGVDDRVEVPFDRSIDLGADDFTLTAWIRYAETTKQGAILWAYRMGSGTTPQVWLRAEPASNRIRALMVVDRFTVTVASTGSYNDGAWHHVALRRAAGRLALLVDGVEVAGAVAPPGSVTAGKEFGVQGIHIGQRVDGADRFRGSLDEVRVYRRALSDAELGLIREWNAPVGGRLGLRLPF from the coding sequence GTGGCAGCAGGGGAAGGTCTTCTACTGGGGGCGACGGCCTACTCGGACATGGTGCGGCTGGACGGCGACGAGGCCGCGCTGTACTACGAGGCCGGCGTGTCCACGCCGTACGAGAGCATCCGCTGGGCCCGCTTCAACGAGGCGTACCTGGACACCCCGAACGGGACGCCGCCGGGCATCCCGGCGCCGCCGGAGCCGGGGCCGACGACGCCGGACGCGTCGCCGTACCGGAACGAGGCGTACGTCCGGGGCGGGGCGGCCACCACGGACGGTCGATACGGCGAGGGCCTGGCTCTGGACGGGGTGGACGACCGGGTGGAGGTGCCGTTCGACCGCTCGATCGACCTCGGCGCCGACGACTTCACGCTCACCGCCTGGATCCGATACGCGGAGACCACGAAGCAGGGCGCGATCCTGTGGGCGTACCGGATGGGGTCCGGCACCACGCCGCAGGTGTGGCTGCGGGCCGAGCCGGCGAGCAACCGGATCCGGGCGCTGATGGTGGTCGACCGGTTCACGGTCACCGTGGCCTCGACCGGGTCGTACAACGACGGCGCGTGGCACCACGTCGCGCTGCGCCGGGCGGCCGGCCGGCTGGCCCTGCTGGTCGACGGCGTCGAGGTGGCCGGCGCGGTGGCGCCGCCGGGCTCGGTGACGGCCGGCAAGGAGTTCGGCGTGCAGGGCATCCACATCGGACAGCGGGTGGACGGCGCCGACCGGTTCCGCGGCTCGCTGGACGAGGTGCGCGTCTACCGCCGGGCGCTGTCGGACGCCGAGTTGGGCCTCATCCGCGAGTGGAACGCCCCGGTCGGTGGGCGGCTGGGGCTCCGGCTGCCGTTCTAG